One Streptosporangium sp. NBC_01495 DNA window includes the following coding sequences:
- a CDS encoding PhzF family phenazine biosynthesis protein: protein MLVYTVDSFTDEFFKGNPAGVCVLGNPAPDAWMQSVAAEMRHSETAFLLGAGDGGPYPLRWFTPVTEVALCGHATLAAAHVLYSTGTVPETLEFSTKSGILSATRDKYGLISMDFPAKVLQAMNPPEGLIDALGVKPVWTGKNVWDYLVEVESEEAVLATAPDFRALEAVDARGVIVTARASRAGADYVSRFFAPRVGVPEDPVTGSAHCALAPYWSAKLGSERLVGAQLSQRGGVIRTAVRGDRVELAGNAVTVLSGELHV from the coding sequence ATGCTCGTCTACACGGTCGATTCGTTTACCGATGAATTTTTCAAGGGTAACCCCGCCGGGGTCTGCGTACTCGGCAATCCGGCCCCCGACGCCTGGATGCAGTCCGTAGCGGCGGAGATGAGGCACTCCGAGACAGCCTTCCTGCTCGGAGCGGGGGACGGCGGACCGTACCCGCTCCGTTGGTTCACGCCGGTGACCGAGGTGGCCCTGTGCGGGCATGCGACCTTGGCCGCGGCGCATGTGCTGTATTCCACAGGAACGGTCCCAGAAACCCTCGAATTCTCAACGAAGAGCGGAATCCTGTCCGCGACCAGGGATAAATACGGTTTAATCAGCATGGATTTCCCGGCAAAAGTACTCCAAGCGATGAACCCTCCGGAGGGGCTGATCGATGCTCTCGGAGTTAAACCTGTTTGGACAGGAAAAAATGTTTGGGATTATCTCGTGGAGGTCGAGTCCGAAGAGGCCGTACTCGCCACCGCCCCTGACTTCCGGGCTCTGGAGGCCGTCGACGCGCGGGGAGTCATCGTGACGGCTCGAGCCTCGCGCGCCGGCGCCGACTACGTGTCCCGATTCTTCGCTCCCAGGGTCGGAGTCCCCGAGGATCCGGTGACGGGCTCCGCCCACTGCGCGCTCGCGCCGTACTGGTCGGCCAAGCTCGGTTCCGAAAGGCTGGTGGGTGCCCAGCTGTCACAGCGCGGAGGCGTGATCCGCACGGCTGTACGGGGCGACCGGGTCGAACTCGCGGGAAACGCGGTGACCGTCCTTTCCGGCGAGCTCCACGTCTAG